TCCCCGGGCGAGAGCGACGCCGACGGTAGCAAAGCCCTCAACAACGGCGACGGTATGTAGCCCGCGCGGCAAGACATTTCTGCGAACGGCGCCGGGAGACCGGCGCCGTTTTCTTTGTATCAGTACTGTGGACGGCGTTACCGTCGCGCGGACTGCGCCGTCACTGCCACAGCCTTCGGCGACGCCGGGCTGCCCGGCGGGCGCAGCGGCGCAGCAGCTCAGCCGTGTGGCCCTCTCGTCCGGGGCCGTCGAGCAGCGGTGGGCCGTGGCCCGTGGCCAACACCCGGGGCTCCAGCTCGGCCAGAACGGCGAGGGTTTCCATCGCCCGCCGCTGGTCCCGGTTGGTGTACGGCGCCGGCGGCGAGACCCGCGCCCGGTTCGGTCGCAAGAAAGCCGCCGTCAGGCCGACGAGGGACCCGGCGTCGACGGTCAGGACGGCGTCGCCGGCCAGCAGCACCCCGTCGTCGGCGCGCCGGAAGACCAACTGCCCCGGAGTGTGACCCGGCGCGGCGACAGCGGTCCAGCCGGGCATCCCCGGCACGCCGCCGGGTTTGAGGGGCCGGGCGCAATTCGCCAGGCTTTGTTCGGCCAGGATAGCTGAGACCTTCTCCTGCGACAGCCTCCGCATGATGGGCAGGACGATCCAGTGGTCCAGCGGAATGGCGAAACGCTCCAGCGTCGCCAGGTCTTCGGCGATGGCCAGGGGCAGCTCGGGCTCCGGCACGTAGACCGGGCAGCCCCAGCTCCGGGCCAGCTCCGGTGCCGCTCCCGCGTGATCCGGATGGACGTGGGTCAGCAGGATGGCGGCGGGCGGAGTGTCGGAACCGCAGAGCCCGTCGGCGGCGCGCTTGATGGCCCCGGCGTTCCCGGCGACGGAGGTGTCGATCAGCGCCCAGTTCATACCCGAACGGACGAAGTAGACGTTGCCCGCCAACAGGCCGCAGGACAGCCAGTGCACGCCGGGGGCGATTTCTCTGGGCTTCGGGTTAAGCATTGTTCTCACCCGAGCGCTTCCTGGTCGGCTGACAGACAACGGCAGCGGATGATTCATGCGAGATAGTTCCAGCGTCTTGTAACAGAGCCGGAAGGCTTATCAGCGTTACTAGACGCCAGATAACAGCCCGGGTTGTTTGATGCGCCCGATGGAGACAATTCCCGTGCTGAGTCGCGGCTGCTCAATAATCTGTTAACGGCGGTCCGGCAGACCGAGACTCGCAAGTCCTCGTCCGCCGGGCGTGTAGCGCTGGACGGGTAAGCTCCGCCGGCGAGACCCGTCGAGACACCCTGCGGCACGGACCTGGTTCAAGCGGAACCGGCACGGTTTTTGCGGAGGCGGCACGTTGAGCGCCGCGGCAACGGACGCCGAGATGCAAAAACCGTGCCGGTTCCGCGGCGCCGGGAGTGGTATTGCGCTGAACGACGGCTAACGGGTCTCGCCGGCGGACTGGTCACCCCGGGCCAGGATGGTCAAGGCCGCCTGCTTGCGTCGGGGGACGGGGATCACCCTGCCGCTGGGGCCGACGGTTTCCAGCGCCGGGCCGATGCAAGAGGGGCAGCCGTGGCTGCAGGGGCACTCGGCCACCCGCTGGCGCGCCCCCTCCCAGAGCTGGGCGTGCAGGGCGTAGAGTTTTTCCGAGAAGCCGATACCGCCGGGGTAGTTGTCGTAGAGGAACAGTTGGGGCTGAAACTCCTCGCCGACGGACTCGGCGAAGGGGTCGCCGGCGGACCAGAGGTTCTTCAGCGGCTCGCCCTCGCGCTCGGCGCCCAGGGCGGTGCCCAGATCGCGCACCTCGCACATCAAGACGAAGGCCGCCAGGTTGTGCAGGGCGTACTTGGCCCCGTAGAGTCCGGCGACGAGTTCGGCTTTGTTGTAGTCCAGCCCGGCGAGGAAGCCGCCGTCGAGCCGGGCCCAGTAAGCCGTGGTCGACATCTCGCGCTCGGGCAGTTCGACCTCGCCGTAGCCGACGTTCTCCTGGGTGTAGTAGCGGATCTTCTTGAAGCCGACGACCTTGTTGGCGACGTGGACCTCGCCGTAGTGGGGGCGGGCGGGGGTCGGCGGGCCCTCGTCGAAGATGTCGAGGACGTGGACCGCCGTCTTGTCCTCGGCGTCGGTGTAGTAATCGAAGTCGCCGCGACGGACGTAGGCCTTGCGGTTGTCGAAGTCCAGCTCCTCGACCTGGTACTGGACGCCGTCGTGGACGTAGACGGCCTTGGGAAAGATGTGGTAGAAGGCGCCGGAGTAATCGATCTCGCCGATGACCCGGGGGCGGTTGATGCCGGAGCGCTCCAGGCGTTCGTCGAAAGTCTCCCCCGAAGCGCCGCTGCCCATGGCGGGGCGTCCGGCTCGTTCGACGATGACGAAGTTGTCCCGGGTCAGCGAACGCAGGGAGACCTCCTGGGCCGGGTAGGCGTCGGCCATCCAGTACCAGCGGTCCTCGGCCCGGTGGACCAGCTCGCCCTCCTCGAGCAGCTCGAGAATCTCCTCCAGGTTCTCCCCGCCGAAGGTCTCGCCCTCGGCGAAGGGCATCTCGAAACAGGCGCACTTGACGTGCTCGAGCAGGATCAGCAGGTTGTCGGCGTTGATGCGGGCGTGCTCGGGGGACTGTTCGAAGAGGAATTCGGGGTGCTGGGCGACGTACTGGTCCAGGGGCAGGTTGCGGGCCAAATAGACGGCCACGGAGCTGCCCGAGCGCCGTCCGGCGCGTCCGGCCTGCTGCCAGGTGCTGGCCACGGAGCCGGGGTAGCCGGAGATAATGCAGCAGTCGAGCTTGCCGATGTCGATACCCAGCTCGAGGGCGTTGGTGGAGACCACGCCGCGAACGCTGCCGTCGCGCAGGCCGCGTTCGATCTCCCGGCGCATCCGCGGCAGGTAGCCGCCGCGGTAGCCGCGGACCCAGCCCCGGCGGTCCGGCGAGCGCTCGACGACGTCCTTGAGGTAGCGCACCAGGACCTCGGTGTTGATGCGCGAGGTGGCGAAGACGATGGTCTGGACGTCGGCCTCGAGGAACTTGGCCGCCAGCCGGCGGGCGTGCATGATGTAGGACTCGCGCATCCCGGTGTTGGCCTGGACGATGGGGGGGTTGTAGAGCAGGAAGTGTTTCTCGGCCGTCGGCGCGCCGGATTGATCGACCAGCTCGACGGGCTCGTCGAGCAAGGCTTCGGCCAGCTCGCGGGGGTTGGCGATCGTCGCCGAGCAGAGGATGAAAACGGGGTCCGCGCCGTAGAAGCGGGCCACGCGCCGCAGGCGCCGCAGGACATTGGCCATGTGGCTGCCGAAGACCCCGCGGTAGGTGTGCAGCTCGTCGATGACCACGTACTTGAGGTGCTCGAACAGGGACAGCCATTTGGTGTGGTGGGGCAGGATACCGGCGTGGAGCATGTCGGGGTTGCTGACGATGACGTTGCCCGAGCGGCGGATCTTGCGCCGCACGTCGGCCGGGGTGTCGCCGTCGTAGGTGTTGGCGGTGATCGCCGGGTCGAGCTTCTCGGCCAGCTTGGCCAGCTCGACCATCTGGTCCATCCCAAGGGCCTTGGTGGGAAAGAGGTACAGGGCGCGGCTGTCCGGATCGCGCAGCACGGCGTCGAGGACGGGCAGGTTGTAGCACAGCGTCTTGCCCGAGGCCGTCGGCGTCTGGATGACGACGTTTTCGCCGGCGCCGATCAACTCGATCGCCTCGCGCTGGTGGGTGTAGAGGCGCTCGATGCCCGTGGCGCGGATGACCTCGACCAAACGGGGGTGGAGGAAGTCGGGAAAGTCGGCGTACTGGGCCGTCCGCGGCGGCAGCACCCGCCAGTGGGTGATGCTCTCGCGGTAGGGCGGCCGCTTGAGCGACGCCAGGACGCTGTCGATGCCTTTGGCCATGCTGCTTCGCCTGGATGGGGGGTTGGTTTGGGACTCAAGGGTCGTTGGCCCGGAGACGGGCGTTCCGCCGGAGCTCGGCCGTCTATCAGCTTCGCCGCCCAGCCCGGCGCCGTCACGCTTCTTGCATTCCGCGGTTTTCGCCAGGGCGAAAACCGCGGGCAAGAAGCCCGCCGGCGCCTCGCCGAGTCGCCGGTCAGGCGTCGCCGGCGCGTTTGAGGATCGTCCAGACCAGCAGGGTCAGCCAGCGCGAGGGCCGGCGCTTCTGGACGAACTCCCAGCCCGACCAATTGACCAGGTCGTCGCCGACGACCTGGCCCGCGGGGAACTCCTCGTCGCCTTTGGGTTGTTTGGAGCTGCGGCCGTCGGGGTTCCATTTGAGCCAGACGGATTCGGCCTTGACGCGACCGTCGGTGTCCCGCTTACTCCGCAGATGGTCGAGGAGCTCGGCGAAGGCCGTTTCGTAGCGGCAGCGGGGGAAGCGGCTGAGGACGTCGGCGAAGTGGACGATATCGTACCAGATTCGCGGGGCCTTGGGGCGGCCGAAGGTGGTGCCGATACCGAAGAGGTAGTGTTTGCGTCCGGTCCGGCGCTCGCTCCAGTGCTGGAGCAGACAGTCGATCAGCCGGTCGGCGGCGGCGCTCTCGCGCAGCTCCGGCAGGGCCGAGAACAGACGCAGGGTTATCAGCGAGGCGTAGGGGCAGGGCTCGTCGCGCTTGCCGGGGCCGTTGAACTCGGGGCCGTGGGTCGGATCGGCATAGCAGGGGCTGCCGTAGTCTTCCTGGCGCGAGAGGATGTAATCGACACTGCGGCGGACGCGATCGTCGTTGCCCAGGCCCAGCTTGACCAGGGCGTAGCTGATCAGCGGGGCGTCGGTGGCGAACCACGTCCAGCGCTCGCGACCGTCGCCGCCGAAGGCTCTGGGCAAGCTGCTGCGCACCTGGAAGGGGCCCTCGCGCGACTGGTGGGCCAGGATGGTATCGATCGCGGGTTGCAGCCTCGCGGCGGGCACGCCGATCTCGGCCAGGAAGACCAGCTTGTGCAGCGGATGGGCGGCGTTGTTGTGGTTCTTGATCGGCGGCTGCTCCTCCCAGGCGTTGACCTCGTCGATCAGGCCGGCGACGAGGGGTTCCGTGGTCAACGCGGCCCGTAGCGCGTAGGCATCCCTGACGGTGACCACGGCGGGCAGCAGGTCCTCGAGCGCCCGGTAGCGCACGAAGGCCGGGCCCTTCATCAACCAGTCGGCGGTCTTGAGCGGCAGGTCCATGGTCGGCGTTTCCTCCATCAGACGGGCTCTGTCGGGCCCGTTTCAGCGGGATTGTGCGTGCCGAGCTTACGCGGCCGCGAGCCGTTATCCGGTTGGGCGTTCGGCCCCGCCGCCGTCATGGAGCGGCCGGACCTTTGAAAAACAGGA
The nucleotide sequence above comes from Candidatus Coatesbacteria bacterium. Encoded proteins:
- a CDS encoding MBL fold metallo-hydrolase — encoded protein: MNHPLPLSVSRPGSARVRTMLNPKPREIAPGVHWLSCGLLAGNVYFVRSGMNWALIDTSVAGNAGAIKRAADGLCGSDTPPAAILLTHVHPDHAGAAPELARSWGCPVYVPEPELPLAIAEDLATLERFAIPLDHWIVLPIMRRLSQEKVSAILAEQSLANCARPLKPGGVPGMPGWTAVAAPGHTPGQLVFRRADDGVLLAGDAVLTVDAGSLVGLTAAFLRPNRARVSPPAPYTNRDQRRAMETLAVLAELEPRVLATGHGPPLLDGPGREGHTAELLRRCARRAARRRRRLWQ
- a CDS encoding DEAD/DEAH box helicase, giving the protein MAKGIDSVLASLKRPPYRESITHWRVLPPRTAQYADFPDFLHPRLVEVIRATGIERLYTHQREAIELIGAGENVVIQTPTASGKTLCYNLPVLDAVLRDPDSRALYLFPTKALGMDQMVELAKLAEKLDPAITANTYDGDTPADVRRKIRRSGNVIVSNPDMLHAGILPHHTKWLSLFEHLKYVVIDELHTYRGVFGSHMANVLRRLRRVARFYGADPVFILCSATIANPRELAEALLDEPVELVDQSGAPTAEKHFLLYNPPIVQANTGMRESYIMHARRLAAKFLEADVQTIVFATSRINTEVLVRYLKDVVERSPDRRGWVRGYRGGYLPRMRREIERGLRDGSVRGVVSTNALELGIDIGKLDCCIISGYPGSVASTWQQAGRAGRRSGSSVAVYLARNLPLDQYVAQHPEFLFEQSPEHARINADNLLILLEHVKCACFEMPFAEGETFGGENLEEILELLEEGELVHRAEDRWYWMADAYPAQEVSLRSLTRDNFVIVERAGRPAMGSGASGETFDERLERSGINRPRVIGEIDYSGAFYHIFPKAVYVHDGVQYQVEELDFDNRKAYVRRGDFDYYTDAEDKTAVHVLDIFDEGPPTPARPHYGEVHVANKVVGFKKIRYYTQENVGYGEVELPEREMSTTAYWARLDGGFLAGLDYNKAELVAGLYGAKYALHNLAAFVLMCEVRDLGTALGAEREGEPLKNLWSAGDPFAESVGEEFQPQLFLYDNYPGGIGFSEKLYALHAQLWEGARQRVAECPCSHGCPSCIGPALETVGPSGRVIPVPRRKQAALTILARGDQSAGETR